One Rubinisphaera margarita DNA window includes the following coding sequences:
- a CDS encoding DUF1501 domain-containing protein → MMLNRRDILKATAATAAGSMILPGIGRAEEHALKLGKAEHCIMMWLGGGPAQMDTFDPKRVSKDGLKDPGSAYPAIDTAVPGIQLCEHLPRMAKVMDRCTAVRSLNHDEIDEHAAASYRMHIGRPTSGTVVYPSMGSVIVNQKESLSDKVPDYVLMGHPSPGRQPGFLGPENGFVYLTDTGSGPKGLSRPPRITDMRQSRREQLLASLSKKFEKSHADEAVVQAYLSAAKKGFDLAGPEFMSVFELDRESDDVRNAYGEEFGQRCLLARRLIERGTRFVEVSFNLTFVNGTGWDTHQEGQAGQHLLIDSLDKAFSALVADLEKSNLLDKTLIIICGEFGRPASFDSKGGRGHHSKAFSGLLAGGGLNHRGAIGVTDELAQEIVDGPRVSVPDWFATIFSAMGVDPSHELYAGDRPVPITDSGRPVAELFA, encoded by the coding sequence ATCATGTTGAATCGTCGAGATATTCTGAAAGCGACCGCAGCCACCGCTGCCGGATCCATGATTCTTCCCGGAATCGGGCGGGCCGAAGAGCACGCGCTTAAACTGGGCAAAGCTGAGCACTGCATCATGATGTGGCTCGGAGGTGGTCCGGCTCAAATGGATACCTTCGACCCCAAACGGGTTTCGAAAGACGGTCTCAAGGATCCCGGCTCGGCCTATCCGGCCATCGACACAGCCGTGCCCGGCATACAGCTTTGCGAGCACCTGCCGCGGATGGCCAAAGTGATGGATCGCTGCACGGCGGTCCGGTCGCTCAACCACGACGAAATCGACGAGCATGCCGCGGCTTCGTATCGCATGCATATCGGGCGTCCGACGAGCGGAACTGTTGTCTATCCCTCGATGGGTTCGGTGATCGTCAATCAGAAGGAAAGCCTGTCCGACAAGGTTCCCGACTACGTGTTGATGGGGCATCCTTCGCCGGGGCGGCAACCTGGATTCCTCGGACCGGAGAATGGCTTCGTTTATCTGACCGATACCGGTTCCGGGCCGAAAGGTCTGTCCCGCCCACCGCGAATCACGGACATGCGACAGAGTCGCCGCGAGCAGCTTCTCGCCAGCCTGAGCAAGAAGTTCGAGAAGTCTCACGCCGATGAAGCCGTCGTTCAAGCCTATCTTTCGGCGGCAAAGAAGGGATTCGATCTGGCCGGTCCGGAATTTATGTCAGTCTTTGAGCTTGACCGCGAAAGCGACGATGTTCGTAACGCCTACGGCGAAGAATTCGGACAGCGCTGCCTGCTCGCTCGCCGGCTGATTGAACGGGGCACCCGGTTCGTGGAAGTCTCCTTCAATCTGACATTCGTGAACGGCACCGGCTGGGATACTCATCAGGAAGGACAGGCCGGACAGCATCTGCTGATCGACAGTCTCGACAAAGCGTTCTCCGCTCTCGTGGCCGATCTCGAGAAGAGCAACCTGCTCGACAAGACCCTGATTATCATCTGCGGCGAGTTCGGACGTCCGGCCAGCTTCGATTCCAAAGGCGGGCGTGGGCACCATTCCAAGGCCTTCAGCGGACTGCTTGCGGGTGGCGGACTGAACCATCGAGGAGCAATCGGCGTCACCGACGAACTGGCTCAGGAAATTGTCGATGGTCCGCGCGTCAGCGTGCCGGACTGGTTCGCCACGATCTTCTCGGCGATGGGTGTCGATCCGTCGCACGAACTTTACGCCGGCGACCGCCCCGTGCCGATTACCGACAGCGGACGTCCTGTCGCTGAATTGTTCGCGTAA
- a CDS encoding NAD(P)/FAD-dependent oxidoreductase: MSPGRYDVIIVGQGLAGSCLALRLLERHQRVLVLDRDEAVTSSKIAAGLMTPIVGQRFALSWRFTEFHSAALAFYSAIEQRTGRQLLWTRSYVRVFRDQKERDRCQTRLPNVAASLQARLLAPGADELRSSVAPWGGLFLPEVLQLDAAGFLQTTRERLEQTDSVRSVELQPDEPMQFEADAITLPRLGVTAGRLVYCGGAEDRCRPHFSSLRFLPAKGEILSLRTSRLESGRILSGGVWLAPATEGTFRLGATYDSQHLNQEPTESGKDWLLSRLRNMVGEQEAEVIGHQAAVRPALNDQKPILGLSPKCPQIGLFNGLGSKGSLQAPWLAAHFVAHLLDESPLIPEVRWREKA, encoded by the coding sequence ATGTCGCCTGGGAGATATGACGTCATTATTGTCGGGCAGGGGCTGGCCGGGAGCTGTCTGGCATTACGCCTGCTCGAGCGGCACCAGCGAGTTCTCGTTCTCGACCGCGATGAAGCGGTCACGTCCTCGAAGATTGCCGCCGGGCTAATGACGCCAATCGTTGGCCAGCGATTCGCGCTCAGCTGGCGATTCACGGAATTCCACAGCGCAGCCCTTGCGTTCTATTCGGCGATCGAACAGCGAACCGGAAGACAACTGCTGTGGACTCGCAGTTACGTTCGTGTTTTTCGGGACCAGAAGGAACGGGACCGCTGTCAGACGCGACTTCCGAACGTGGCGGCTTCACTTCAGGCCCGGCTGCTGGCCCCCGGTGCCGATGAGCTCCGCTCGAGTGTCGCTCCCTGGGGAGGATTGTTTCTTCCGGAAGTGTTGCAGCTCGATGCCGCCGGCTTTCTGCAAACGACGCGAGAACGACTGGAGCAGACCGATAGCGTCCGGAGCGTTGAACTGCAGCCGGATGAACCGATGCAGTTTGAGGCAGACGCGATCACGCTGCCGCGGCTCGGAGTAACTGCTGGACGACTCGTCTACTGCGGTGGAGCAGAAGATCGTTGCCGTCCGCATTTCTCCTCTCTTCGTTTTCTGCCGGCCAAGGGCGAGATCCTTTCTTTGCGAACATCTCGACTGGAGAGCGGACGGATACTCAGTGGGGGCGTTTGGCTGGCTCCCGCGACAGAGGGAACCTTTCGACTCGGAGCGACCTATGATTCGCAGCACCTCAATCAAGAACCGACTGAAAGTGGGAAAGACTGGCTGTTGAGCCGCCTGAGAAACATGGTGGGCGAACAGGAGGCAGAAGTGATCGGACATCAGGCAGCCGTCCGCCCGGCTCTCAATGATCAGAAGCCGATTCTGGGACTATCGCCGAAATGTCCGCAGATCGGGCTGTTCAACGGGCTCGGATCGAAAGGCTCTTTGCAGGCCCCGTGGCTGGCGGCACATTTCGTCGCCCATCTCCTGGACGAGTCCCCGCTGATTCCCGAAGTCCGCTGGCGGGAGAAGGCATGA
- a CDS encoding class I SAM-dependent methyltransferase has protein sequence MLKLTELAHEAVRSVVRPGEAVVDATCGNGHDTLFLASLVGKDGDVHAFDIQKNAIEQTLDRVAASGCEQVVLHHRSHAELDTVLTEAGISVIAAMMFNLGYLPGGDHAVTTKPQATLAALRTGSKMLRTGGVMTVLAYVGHPGGMDEAAEVEQFLGTLGGRFEVQLRKNESPVSPRLWIVGKRSVEM, from the coding sequence ATGCTGAAGCTGACTGAGCTGGCTCACGAAGCTGTGAGGTCAGTCGTTCGACCTGGGGAGGCCGTGGTCGATGCGACTTGCGGCAATGGCCACGACACGCTGTTCCTGGCAAGCCTTGTCGGGAAGGACGGAGATGTCCACGCGTTTGACATTCAGAAGAACGCGATCGAACAGACGCTAGATCGCGTTGCTGCTTCAGGCTGCGAACAGGTCGTGTTGCATCATCGCAGCCATGCCGAGCTGGATACCGTTCTCACAGAAGCCGGGATCTCAGTGATCGCAGCGATGATGTTCAACCTCGGTTATCTCCCGGGGGGAGATCACGCTGTGACGACGAAACCGCAGGCGACGCTGGCCGCGTTGCGAACCGGATCGAAGATGTTGAGGACAGGGGGAGTGATGACAGTGTTGGCTTATGTGGGCCATCCTGGAGGCATGGACGAGGCGGCTGAAGTTGAGCAGTTTCTGGGAACGCTTGGGGGCAGGTTTGAAGTTCAACTGCGAAAGAATGAGTCTCCGGTGAGTCCACGGTTGTGGATTGTTGGGAAACGGTCCGTGGAGATGTAA
- a CDS encoding 3-keto-disaccharide hydrolase, which translates to MRICMLFLCGALLLCSPVQAESKGKWVDLLPNNQLDKHWTTTGNWSINDEGVVTLEPRPGESGWKRYDAYLWLNDQARNFEVKFDYKTQPKGNSGFYFHVADRDDPVSQGIEVQIYDSHGQDKLTDHTSGGVIPRIPPSANAAKPAGEWNHFEIRCVDDQLTVKLNGEVVNKVDLSEGPLATRPKSGYIGFQDHGLPFQLRDIHLKKLD; encoded by the coding sequence ATGAGAATCTGCATGCTGTTTCTCTGCGGAGCGCTGCTCCTCTGCTCGCCGGTCCAGGCGGAATCGAAAGGCAAATGGGTCGACCTGCTGCCCAACAATCAGCTCGACAAACACTGGACCACGACCGGCAACTGGAGCATCAATGATGAGGGCGTTGTGACCCTCGAACCCCGTCCGGGGGAATCGGGCTGGAAGCGGTACGATGCCTACCTGTGGCTGAACGATCAGGCGCGGAACTTCGAAGTGAAGTTCGACTACAAGACCCAGCCCAAGGGCAACAGCGGCTTCTATTTCCATGTCGCTGATCGCGACGATCCCGTTTCGCAGGGCATCGAAGTGCAAATCTACGATTCGCACGGCCAGGACAAACTGACCGACCACACGTCTGGCGGCGTCATCCCGCGGATTCCCCCCTCTGCCAATGCCGCCAAACCCGCTGGCGAATGGAACCACTTCGAGATCCGTTGCGTCGACGACCAACTGACCGTCAAACTCAACGGCGAGGTCGTCAACAAAGTCGACCTGTCGGAAGGCCCGCTTGCCACCCGCCCTAAGTCAGGCTACATCGGCTTCCAAGACCACGGCTTGCCCTTCCAGCTCCGCGACATCCACTTGAAAAAACTCGACTGA
- a CDS encoding DUF1501 domain-containing protein, which produces MATCNGERRGEGSPKGDHCSGPTSRRSFLQAGALGVAGFGLSDLLRLKARAGETVGPDHPAVIFVWLPGGPPHMEMYDMKPDAPSDYRGAYWPIKTNVSGLDVCEHMPLHARCADRYTIIRSIAHEFADHGGGHKRFLTGRDPKAPAGFVNDAPMVGSVVAKSFEHRNAGLPNYISGTDAGRAGVDTYSFGAAYLGSTYVPFNVPGDPSADDFQVKNLSLDKSVSDRLSDRSTLLSNLDGLRREIDRSGMMSSMDRFNQQAVNMLTSDKAATAFDLTRESEAVRERYGMHAWGQRALLARRLVEAGCTFVTMVMEKPYQSGIPFAKNGTYNWDSHAVNCHLFDDGKIRLPIYDRAVTALVEDLHARGLDRRVLLVVTGEFGRTPRISYRKGTQTGVEQPGRDHWPQAMSMLVSGGGLKMGQVIGSTNSKGEHPQDRPLTPNDLWATVYRHLGIDYSQSLIDYTGRPMPILPDGEPIAELL; this is translated from the coding sequence ATGGCGACGTGCAACGGTGAACGGCGTGGTGAAGGAAGTCCGAAGGGGGACCACTGCAGTGGACCGACCTCGCGGCGGTCGTTTCTGCAGGCCGGAGCTCTCGGAGTAGCCGGGTTTGGATTGAGCGATCTGTTACGGCTCAAAGCGAGAGCCGGAGAAACCGTCGGTCCGGATCATCCAGCCGTGATTTTCGTATGGCTGCCCGGCGGTCCGCCGCACATGGAAATGTACGACATGAAGCCGGATGCTCCGAGCGACTATCGCGGAGCCTACTGGCCGATCAAGACAAACGTTTCCGGTCTGGACGTCTGCGAGCATATGCCGCTACACGCGAGGTGTGCGGACCGCTATACGATTATTCGCTCGATCGCGCACGAGTTTGCCGATCACGGTGGAGGTCACAAACGCTTTCTGACGGGCCGGGATCCCAAGGCTCCGGCTGGCTTCGTGAATGATGCGCCCATGGTCGGATCCGTCGTCGCGAAATCGTTCGAGCATCGTAATGCCGGGCTGCCGAACTACATTTCCGGGACTGATGCCGGCCGAGCCGGAGTCGATACCTACAGCTTCGGAGCGGCTTATCTCGGTTCCACGTACGTGCCCTTCAATGTGCCCGGAGATCCGAGTGCCGATGACTTCCAGGTCAAGAATCTGTCGCTCGACAAATCGGTGTCGGATCGGCTGAGCGATCGCAGCACACTGCTTTCTAACCTGGATGGACTGCGTCGCGAAATTGATCGCAGCGGAATGATGTCGTCGATGGATCGCTTCAACCAGCAGGCGGTCAACATGTTGACGAGCGACAAAGCCGCGACAGCGTTTGATCTGACACGGGAGTCGGAGGCTGTGCGCGAACGTTACGGCATGCATGCCTGGGGCCAGCGGGCTTTGCTCGCCCGACGTCTTGTTGAAGCGGGCTGCACCTTCGTCACCATGGTCATGGAGAAGCCGTATCAGTCCGGGATTCCGTTCGCGAAGAACGGGACCTACAACTGGGACTCTCACGCGGTGAACTGTCATCTGTTCGATGATGGGAAGATCCGTCTGCCGATCTACGATCGAGCCGTCACGGCTCTGGTGGAAGACCTGCATGCCCGCGGACTCGATCGCCGCGTGTTGCTCGTGGTGACCGGCGAGTTCGGACGCACGCCGCGGATCTCTTACCGGAAAGGGACCCAGACCGGTGTGGAACAGCCGGGCCGCGATCACTGGCCGCAGGCGATGTCGATGTTGGTTTCCGGCGGCGGCTTGAAGATGGGACAGGTGATCGGGTCGACGAACTCGAAGGGGGAGCACCCGCAGGATCGTCCGCTGACGCCGAACGATCTCTGGGCCACCGTATATCGGCATCTCGGGATTGACTACAGCCAGTCGTTGATCGATTACACAGGAAGGCCGATGCCGATTCTCCCGGACGGAGAGCCGATTGCTGAGCTTCTTTAG
- a CDS encoding ammonium transporter: protein MSQRARRLAIAPALVFVFTVVFGLWNVSTGYGQETPEGASTSSVTGESPREVAAESVAELTESPAPAEFSEANMAWMMICSALVLMMTAPGLALFYCGLVRKKNVLSVMMQCVTLMGIMSVLWVVVGYSLAFAPDIMGGFVGGFDHVMLDGVLPTWNAETGQIETPAAGTQIPTLLFAVFQMMFFIITPGLIVGAFAERMKFSAMVVYSILWGLLVYCPIAHWVWSDNGWLCEWNEAAAFPALDFAGGTVVHISSGVSALVCALMVGARYNYQKEPMPPHNLTYTFIGATMLWVGWFGFNAGSAVAANTLAVNAFAATHLAASAGVIAWAGMEWLTIGRPTILGACSGAVAGLVCITPASGAVTVPSAMIIGLCGGLVSFLACTKLKNAFGYDDSLDVFGVHGMSGIVGALLTGVFASKSITGARVGLIEGNGAQMVNQAVSILAAAGMAIVGSVILLKLIDLTIGLRVNEEKEIRGLDLTEHGEEGYIFL, encoded by the coding sequence ATGTCGCAGCGCGCTCGCAGACTGGCAATTGCGCCGGCCCTGGTCTTCGTCTTTACGGTCGTTTTTGGACTGTGGAACGTTTCGACCGGTTACGGCCAGGAAACGCCCGAGGGGGCCAGTACGTCTTCTGTTACGGGAGAATCACCCAGGGAAGTAGCGGCAGAGTCCGTCGCCGAGTTGACTGAATCGCCGGCGCCCGCAGAATTCAGCGAAGCCAACATGGCCTGGATGATGATCTGCTCGGCTCTTGTGCTCATGATGACCGCTCCTGGTCTGGCTCTTTTCTACTGTGGACTGGTTCGCAAGAAGAACGTTCTGAGTGTGATGATGCAGTGCGTCACGCTGATGGGCATCATGTCCGTGCTCTGGGTGGTCGTCGGCTATTCGCTGGCCTTTGCTCCGGACATCATGGGCGGCTTCGTGGGCGGATTCGATCATGTGATGCTCGACGGAGTCCTGCCAACCTGGAATGCGGAGACGGGGCAGATCGAAACCCCAGCGGCCGGGACGCAGATTCCGACGCTGCTGTTCGCTGTCTTTCAGATGATGTTCTTCATCATTACCCCGGGTCTGATTGTCGGGGCGTTTGCAGAACGAATGAAGTTCTCGGCCATGGTCGTCTATTCGATCCTCTGGGGACTGCTCGTTTACTGTCCGATCGCTCACTGGGTCTGGTCGGATAACGGCTGGTTGTGCGAATGGAACGAAGCCGCCGCCTTTCCGGCTCTCGATTTTGCCGGCGGAACCGTGGTTCATATCAGCTCGGGAGTCTCGGCTCTCGTGTGTGCTCTGATGGTCGGCGCCCGATACAACTATCAGAAAGAACCGATGCCGCCACATAACCTGACCTACACCTTCATCGGCGCCACGATGCTCTGGGTCGGCTGGTTTGGTTTCAATGCCGGAAGTGCCGTCGCCGCGAACACGCTGGCTGTGAATGCCTTCGCCGCAACGCATCTGGCTGCTTCCGCCGGGGTGATTGCCTGGGCAGGCATGGAATGGCTGACGATCGGTCGCCCGACGATTCTGGGAGCCTGCTCTGGAGCCGTCGCCGGTCTGGTTTGCATTACTCCCGCCAGCGGAGCGGTGACCGTTCCTTCGGCAATGATCATCGGACTGTGCGGGGGGCTCGTCAGTTTCCTGGCCTGTACGAAGCTTAAGAATGCCTTCGGATACGACGACTCGCTGGACGTCTTCGGCGTCCACGGGATGTCGGGGATCGTCGGTGCTTTGTTGACCGGGGTGTTTGCTTCAAAGAGCATCACCGGAGCCCGTGTCGGGCTGATCGAAGGCAATGGAGCTCAGATGGTCAATCAGGCGGTCAGTATTCTTGCCGCAGCCGGGATGGCGATTGTCGGAAGCGTCATTCTGCTCAAGTTGATCGACCTGACGATTGGGTTGCGTGTCAACGAAGAGAAGGAGATTCGGGGTCTCGATCTGACCGAACATGGCGAAGAAGGTTACATCTTCCTGTAA
- a CDS encoding P-II family nitrogen regulator: MKKIEAVIRHFKLEEVKDALTQVGVQGMTVSEVRGFGRQKGHKEQYRGAEYTVDFMPKVKMEVVVEDDAARNVIDTILRTARTGQIGDGKIFVTDLSEAIRIRTGETGEESI, encoded by the coding sequence ATGAAGAAGATTGAAGCTGTGATTCGCCACTTCAAGTTGGAAGAAGTGAAGGATGCGCTGACCCAGGTCGGCGTTCAGGGGATGACGGTCAGTGAAGTTCGCGGGTTCGGCCGACAGAAAGGGCATAAAGAACAGTACCGCGGGGCGGAGTATACCGTCGATTTCATGCCCAAGGTGAAGATGGAAGTCGTAGTCGAAGACGACGCGGCCCGCAACGTGATTGATACGATTCTGCGGACCGCACGGACCGGCCAGATTGGCGACGGAAAGATTTTCGTCACCGACCTGTCGGAAGCGATCCGTATTCGTACGGGTGAAACCGGAGAAGAATCGATCTGA
- the glnD gene encoding [protein-PII] uridylyltransferase, whose translation MNEEALSQPLSSKARWQATLSAIIEAYRKQQIDVDSTLQKITQEMDAFILSLIEISMEQIPEHSRAGLSEDVAVIAVGGYGREEMFPYSDVDILITFDTHGGPIVERLSSEFVRQCWDSGLKLGHAIRSINETVSLARSESQVATALVQTRLLWGNVELHTRLRTRFESWLQKSRRPFLDHCEASRKKEVQETALAVYSLEPDVKRSPGTLRDLQLLRWVGFARYEVTSFRELAACGALKPGIAESLIEAQAYFSTIRMNLHVHARRAQDVLSRQEQLRLTDQEGISDYEGQRAVERYMQQYFQKADFVARTARRFIELSRPSTFQERVAARIYRRVINETYILLHGRLNVVSHNVGHVTSSLENILHAFIVAADSKVRPSSRLIESIRHRVGDLPKEVSPTASAHFLNLLNRIGSVGGIVRDLYECGVLEILVPQFTHARGLLQFNNYHAYTVDEHTFRALEAMDALSRNPVYRPVFVELKKAWTLSLALLLHDLGKGFEQDHSQLGAQIARLTGTRLGLESDDSQQIELLVLEHLSMSLLAFRRDTSDPVVVAQFARTVQNIANLRKLYLLTVADIQAVAPGVWTDWKAQLLTELFDRTQLSLSGKYAKPDLDQQLKEAKRLAAIEYARRNPDSTNSEKLTRELNAMPQSYLLSVTPENVAQDMTTALQLAGDDLQIIDRYDEDTGTLELTIITRQRGSERCFHRMTGVLTAAHLSILSADIYTSDSGFIFDRFLVHDCDSALRPPPSRLERIREYLTEAVARPISFEKLFQQQRRYQLKSEQEPISNQRPRVSIDNDTSPHATIIDVFAHDRPGLLFTVSKAIYDLDLSVTLARITTHVDQVVDVFYVTDLDQKKIREAYVLKAIASRLEHVIEEFDRHGYRLFVS comes from the coding sequence ATGAATGAAGAAGCATTGTCTCAGCCTCTCTCGTCCAAGGCGCGCTGGCAGGCGACGTTGTCGGCGATCATCGAAGCCTATCGCAAGCAGCAGATCGACGTCGATTCGACTCTGCAGAAGATCACGCAGGAGATGGATGCATTTATCCTCTCGCTGATCGAAATATCGATGGAACAGATCCCGGAGCATTCCCGTGCCGGATTGAGTGAAGACGTTGCCGTGATTGCCGTGGGCGGCTACGGACGCGAGGAGATGTTCCCGTATTCCGACGTCGATATTCTGATCACCTTCGATACCCATGGCGGGCCGATCGTCGAGCGGCTCAGTTCGGAGTTTGTTCGGCAATGCTGGGATTCCGGACTGAAACTCGGTCACGCGATCCGGTCCATCAACGAGACCGTCAGTCTGGCTCGCAGTGAATCGCAGGTCGCGACTGCTCTGGTTCAGACACGTCTGTTGTGGGGAAACGTGGAACTCCACACCCGATTGCGGACGCGGTTTGAGAGCTGGCTACAGAAATCCCGTCGGCCGTTTCTCGATCATTGTGAAGCATCACGAAAGAAGGAAGTTCAGGAAACCGCGCTGGCGGTTTATTCGCTGGAGCCGGACGTCAAACGTTCGCCGGGCACACTCCGCGATCTGCAGCTCCTTCGCTGGGTGGGATTTGCCCGCTACGAAGTCACCAGCTTCAGGGAGCTGGCGGCCTGCGGGGCGCTGAAGCCCGGGATCGCGGAGTCATTGATCGAGGCTCAGGCGTATTTCTCGACGATTCGAATGAATCTGCACGTTCACGCCCGGCGGGCTCAGGATGTTCTTTCCCGACAGGAGCAACTGCGGTTGACCGATCAGGAGGGGATTTCTGACTACGAAGGTCAGCGAGCCGTCGAACGGTATATGCAACAGTACTTTCAGAAGGCGGACTTCGTCGCCCGTACGGCCCGCCGCTTCATCGAACTGAGTCGTCCGAGTACGTTTCAGGAACGGGTCGCTGCTCGGATCTATCGACGGGTAATCAACGAGACCTACATCCTGCTCCATGGTCGATTGAACGTGGTCAGTCACAACGTTGGTCATGTCACTTCATCGCTCGAGAATATCCTGCACGCGTTTATCGTCGCCGCCGATTCCAAGGTGCGGCCCTCGTCACGACTGATCGAGTCGATTCGGCACCGTGTCGGAGACTTGCCCAAAGAGGTCTCCCCAACGGCCTCCGCTCATTTTCTCAATCTGCTGAACCGAATCGGTTCGGTGGGAGGGATCGTCCGAGATCTTTATGAATGCGGCGTTCTTGAAATTCTGGTTCCGCAGTTTACCCACGCCCGCGGTCTCCTGCAGTTCAACAACTACCACGCGTATACGGTCGATGAACACACATTCCGCGCCCTGGAGGCCATGGATGCACTTTCGCGTAATCCTGTCTACCGCCCGGTCTTTGTCGAACTCAAAAAAGCCTGGACGCTGAGTCTGGCGCTGTTACTACACGATCTGGGGAAGGGGTTTGAGCAGGACCATAGCCAGCTCGGGGCGCAGATCGCACGCTTGACTGGAACTCGGCTCGGGCTCGAATCCGATGATTCCCAGCAGATTGAACTGCTCGTGCTCGAACATCTCAGCATGTCGCTGCTGGCGTTTCGACGAGACACCTCTGATCCTGTCGTTGTCGCCCAGTTCGCGCGCACGGTGCAGAACATCGCCAATCTCCGGAAGCTGTATCTACTGACTGTCGCGGATATTCAGGCGGTCGCTCCGGGAGTTTGGACCGATTGGAAAGCGCAGTTGCTGACAGAGCTGTTCGATCGCACCCAACTGTCGTTGAGTGGAAAGTACGCCAAGCCCGATCTTGATCAGCAGCTCAAGGAAGCTAAGCGGCTCGCGGCTATTGAGTACGCTCGGCGGAATCCGGATTCAACGAACAGCGAGAAGCTGACCCGGGAACTCAATGCGATGCCGCAGAGCTATCTGTTGTCAGTGACGCCGGAGAACGTGGCCCAGGACATGACAACGGCCCTGCAGCTTGCAGGAGATGACCTGCAGATCATCGACCGGTACGATGAAGATACCGGAACACTGGAATTGACCATTATCACGCGGCAGCGGGGGTCTGAGCGTTGTTTCCATCGGATGACCGGCGTGTTGACCGCGGCTCATCTGTCGATTCTTTCCGCAGACATTTACACGAGCGACTCCGGATTCATTTTCGACCGCTTTCTGGTGCACGACTGCGATTCGGCTCTGCGTCCGCCGCCGAGTCGGCTGGAACGAATCCGCGAATATCTGACAGAAGCCGTGGCCCGTCCGATCTCCTTCGAGAAGCTTTTCCAGCAGCAGCGGCGCTATCAGCTGAAGTCGGAGCAGGAGCCCATTTCGAATCAGAGACCGCGGGTTTCGATCGACAACGACACATCGCCGCATGCGACGATCATCGATGTCTTCGCTCACGACCGGCCGGGTCTGTTATTTACGGTTTCAAAGGCGATCTACGATCTTGATCTTTCCGTGACGCTGGCTCGCATCACAACGCATGTCGATCAGGTGGTCGACGTGTTCTATGTGACGGATCTCGATCAGAAGAAGATCCGCGAAGCCTACGTGTTGAAAGCGATCGCGAGTCGGCTGGAGCATGTGATCGAAGAGTTCGATCGTCACGGTTACCGGTTGTTTGTCTCGTGA
- the waaF gene encoding lipopolysaccharide heptosyltransferase II — protein sequence MSSRIVNLLNEIEPRRIVIIKPSALGDVVQTMPLLPVLKQRFPGATIDWVIRSELVDLLEGHPLLNRVLIYERKGGFSASIRLLRELRKGRYDLCLDLQGLLRSAVMTAATGATLRVGLQTAREYSHLACHGLLPETERGVPAHARYWRVAEALGETGSPAPVSPGLSEQDRQRVDSLIGGVSGPFLVIHPGAMWETKRWPIPSFAEIGVRALREYGMNLIVVGTRGERNAAEDLCSLVREKRPHQQVLNLAGETSLTQLAEVLRRAALVLSNDSGPMHLAAGVGTPVVGIFTCTSAERSGPAGGQHQLVQAKVPCAASYRKQCPFSGSGHMQCLTAVSVFQVWSAVQQAVTRNQLASNVA from the coding sequence ATGAGTTCTCGTATCGTCAATCTACTCAACGAGATCGAACCGCGCCGGATCGTGATTATCAAGCCAAGTGCGCTCGGCGACGTCGTTCAGACGATGCCGCTGCTCCCGGTGTTGAAGCAGCGATTCCCCGGAGCGACCATCGACTGGGTGATCCGCAGCGAACTGGTCGATCTGCTTGAAGGACATCCGCTGCTCAATCGGGTCCTGATTTATGAACGCAAAGGCGGATTCTCCGCGTCGATCCGGCTGTTGAGGGAACTTCGAAAAGGCCGCTACGACCTTTGCCTCGATCTACAGGGACTGTTGCGATCGGCGGTAATGACCGCAGCGACCGGGGCAACGCTGCGGGTCGGACTGCAGACGGCTCGGGAATATTCTCATCTGGCCTGTCATGGTTTGCTGCCAGAAACCGAACGCGGTGTCCCCGCTCACGCCCGTTACTGGCGGGTTGCTGAAGCGTTGGGCGAGACCGGCTCCCCTGCTCCCGTTTCTCCGGGTCTCTCGGAACAGGATCGTCAGCGGGTCGATTCCCTGATTGGTGGAGTTTCCGGTCCGTTTCTCGTGATTCATCCCGGAGCCATGTGGGAAACCAAACGGTGGCCGATTCCTTCATTTGCCGAGATCGGCGTCCGGGCTCTCCGTGAGTATGGCATGAATCTGATCGTCGTCGGCACTCGTGGCGAGCGAAACGCAGCCGAGGACCTGTGCAGCCTCGTGCGGGAAAAGCGACCTCATCAGCAGGTTCTCAACCTGGCCGGGGAGACTTCACTGACCCAACTGGCCGAGGTTCTCCGCCGGGCCGCTCTGGTCCTGTCGAACGATTCCGGCCCGATGCATCTGGCGGCCGGCGTCGGGACGCCCGTGGTCGGGATTTTCACCTGTACGTCAGCGGAACGTTCCGGCCCAGCCGGGGGGCAGCATCAGCTCGTTCAGGCGAAAGTCCCCTGCGCGGCCAGCTACCGGAAGCAATGTCCATTCTCCGGCAGCGGACACATGCAGTGCCTCACCGCTGTGTCCGTGTTTCAGGTCTGGTCGGCCGTGCAACAGGCGGTGACGAGAAACCAGCTCGCCAGCAACGTTGCTTAA